The genomic interval TGTAAAGTCCCTGGACTAATGGACTCAGCACCCATGCACCTGGCTGCCCCCAAATCTGACTGCCTTTTAGCCAAAAAGTCTCCGACCTACTAGTTAATCACAAGTTCACATCTGTATAAAGGCAACAGGCCTGGCTCAACATAGTGCTTCTCATCTGCTAAAACAGGAAAAGCCGAGTGATGCTGACAAAAAATTGGAGGGAAGCACCAGCGGGTCAGGTTCTGGCTTTGGTAGAAGGAAACATGGCTTTTACGTTCAAGGCAAGTTCAAACATGGTTGACGCTCAAGGGCCAGGGAATAACTTACACCTCACACCTCCAGTTCTCTTTGGGGCcgacccttctcctccctgctgctccgGAGCCTAGTAATATCTTTTCTTGCCTCCAACTGCTTGGCTCTGCCAGGCGCGCCACGGAGCTTGGCAAAAGAAGCTCTGCAAGAGCTCTGGACACTGTCTTCAGCAATCCTAGAGGCAATAGAGGCCAACAAGCAGGCTGTACCATATATGGCACTTTCCAGGAGCTGTGGTCTGTACAGAGGCTGATAAATTCATCCCTGGGAAGACAGACAGGCTTTATTATTCCTGGTTTATAACAGGGAAGACTTGAGCCAGAGAAATTAACAGGCCTGGATATTGCTAGATAGTCAGAGCCCAAATCAGACTTGGGGAGCTCCTGACCTCAGCTTTTGGTTCAGACCGGGCCCAGAAAAGGGAGGATACGCAAGCTTGTGAAATCCACCCAAGACACCCTGAGGGGTTTAGCAGGGAGGAGGACTAGTGCAGATGAAAGTTAATACAAATGATGGACATAGCATGCATATGATGGATAAAATTGTGGCTATAGCAGTGCTCTAGTTTGGtacacagccctgctccccaccctgcTAAGGAAGTTCCTAATATAGTGTAAGGAGAGGTTCCTGCATCCACGTATCCTGTTACTGAGTCCCACCTGTCTGGGCTTGACACTGTCACACAGTCGCAAGTCCAGAGCCAGCCAGGGCATGCTACAACGCATTACTGATACAAGTTTGGAAAGCTGAAAGGCTATGGTCTTAAACTTGAGCCCATTAGCACAGGCAGACCCAGGAAACAGAGTATGTGCCAGCCACTCGGTCAAATCCAAGTAGGGACCTATCAAGGTGAACCATGGCTCCTGGACCAGCCAAAACCACAGTGTCTCAAATATGTCCTTGTAAGGCCTACATGTGGCAGAAGAGGCACAAAGCTGTAGGTACCATTTAGGGCCAGCAGCCCACTGGAGGCATTTCGTAAGAACCCAGTCTTATCTACAACGAAAACAAAACTCACAGAACTTCAGCACAACACCACAGATGCTAATAAATGCTGACCTGTGCAAACTttcacactgaaaaacaaaaccaaaggaatTGGTGAAGGAGAGGCTTTGGGGATGAAACACCCAAAGCATCCACCATCTCAGGATGGCAAGGATCAAGACAAGCCATTTGAGTGGAAACACGATGAGGCCCATTCTGTATGTGCCAGTTAGGGCCCCCTCTCACACCTCCTATCACCAGTGGAGAGTTCAAAGGCAGCTCTCCTGGATTACACGCTCTCCAGCTGTATAAAGCCTCGTGGAaacacagagaaagtaaaaaatgaGGTCCAGTGAAGTCACAGGTCCCTCCTGTATGCCCTGTGAAGCATacacacagcccccccccccccacacacacacacacactcagccACCAAAAAGGGAAGAGGGCAAACAACGGCCCTCACTTCTCTTTTCCTGCATGGGTCAGCAGCCAGACGCAGCAACAGCTCTGCCAGAAGTCAGCTTGACGGGGGTTTGTGCCCTCTGTTTCCGCGCCCCATGTCACAGGtttcctctctgctgcctctccAGCCATTCCCGTCTCAGCACTGCAATCTCCTGCCCGTACCAGTTGTGCAGCTTCGAAAAGCAGGCCGTCTCTGGAGACACTGggctctcctgcaaagccagtgAGAGGCCAGGCGCGGGGGACCCCACTGCGCTGCCGGCGGCCGAGCGCCGGCGCGGAGGCAGAGGCGGGGGCTTCGGATACCCCCCATCGCGGTCTGGGCAGGAGGTCCCCCCAGGGACATTGCTGCTACCCCATGTGGAGTAACCATTCTCCAAAACGGCGGGCTTCTCCTGGACAGGCGGCAAGGCAGGATTGGAGAGGTGCCTCTTCCTGCCCGAGGACGACCTCCTGGGCGACTTGCGGCAAGCAGCCAAGCTGTTGcaggcctcctccagctgcttctcTAGCTCCCT from Struthio camelus isolate bStrCam1 chromosome 1, bStrCam1.hap1, whole genome shotgun sequence carries:
- the PHETA2 gene encoding sesquipedalian-2, which gives rise to MKLNERSVAHYATCDSPADHAGFLRKRVERHHHHAHHTTSYQRRWFVLKGNLLFYFEDKESREPMGLVVLEGCTVELCEAAEEFAFAIRFDDAGAKAYVLVADGQAAMEAWVKALSRASFDYMRLVVRELEKQLEEACNSLAACRKSPRRSSSGRKRHLSNPALPPVQEKPAVLENGYSTWGSSNVPGGTSCPDRDGGYPKPPPLPPRRRSAAGSAVGSPAPGLSLALQESPVSPETACFSKLHNWYGQEIAVLRREWLERQQRGNL